From a region of the Castanea sativa cultivar Marrone di Chiusa Pesio chromosome 10, ASM4071231v1 genome:
- the LOC142612932 gene encoding expansin-like B1, translating to MGFALKNQVFLLCVMVLLLAVLCYPQDTFTHSRATYYGSPDCYGTASGACGFREFGRTINDGNVAGVSKLFRNGTGCGTCYQVRCKTPEICADEGVNIVVTDHGEGDRTDFILSPRAYSKLARPNDVSKLFSYGVVEIEYRRISCKYSGYNLMFKVHENSKYPHYLSIVLLYVGGQNDITAIELWQDGWQQWRAMRRAYGAVWDMVNMPRGSTKLRFQVCGNSGITWVQSKNVLPSDWKAGVAYDSFIQLI from the exons ATGGGATTTGCACTCAAAAACCAGGTCTTTCTTCTTTGTGTCATGGTACTCTTGCTTGCAGTACTGTGTTACCCTCAAGACACTTTTACCCACTCAAGAGCAACCTATTATGGTAGCCCTGATTGCTATGGGACTGCAA GTGGAGCTTGTGGCTTTCGCGAGTTTGGAAGGACTATCAATGATGGCAACGTGGCTGGAGTGTCTAAGCTGTTTAGGAATGGAACTGGTTGTGGTACATGCTATCAG GTTAGGTGCAAAACACCAGAAATTTGCGCTGATGAAGGGGTGAACATAGTGGTGACTGACCATGGTGAAGGAGACAGAACTGACTTCATCCTCAGCCCAAGAGCCTATTCAAAGTTGGCACGTCCCAACGATGTTTCGAAGTTGTTTTCTTACGGTGTGGTTGAAATAGAATACCGAAGAATCTCATGCAAATACTCTGGTTACAACCTCATGTTTAAGGTCCATGAGAATAGCAAATATCCTCACTACCTATCTATAGTATTACTGTACGTTGGTGGACAAAACGACATCACTGCCATTGAATTGTGGCAG GATGGTTGGCAGCAATGGAGGGCCATGCGCAGGGCCTACGGGGCAGTGTGGGATATGGTTAACATGCCAAGAGGTTCAACCAAATTGAGGTTCCAAGTGTGTGGCAACTCGGGTATAACGTGGGTTCAGTCGAAAAATGTTCTGCCTAGTGATTGGAAGGCTGGGGTTGCTTATGACTCGTTCATTCAGCTCATTTGA